One genomic region from Campylobacter sp. RM5004 encodes:
- a CDS encoding DUF262 domain-containing protein encodes MGCIDFKLNDTNQVGSNVINFNTLASKLKLSIPDYQRPYVWEIKQTRMLLKDIENSKKGALLGSIILHKTENEIYEVIDGQQRLTTIKLILMALENKIIKLDNKSKISSLFCKKVSLFFMQLHKYQTYLKDVSFFHKISQDNIKNNYEYIKNYLSNEDKAKDFLKKLENTQFIIVATINADDAFIFFDNTNSKGKKLESYDLIKAFHLQAMQERHKDLQNANARYFESINKSKEVNISNFIDKLLSYARYAIKHGELDRNTKIDVFDEFCKEDLSGLSLYDTGIIRDFSNGVDFFEYFKKYYEIVKTIHYSPIYIRIKENNDYSKYLRQGLRATMIIFMDKYSNGNFDLFIRLLMRLFHNFRITNQKFNKVNSLNLAQDIIKKIYFSTFESQIIDYLKDKVILSSQIELTNIDYTNIAYKILKNDMEFFNNEYEKYQIPIISQEVYNEIELKSTKG; translated from the coding sequence ATGGGATGTATTGATTTTAAGCTTAATGATACAAATCAAGTAGGTTCAAATGTTATAAATTTTAACACTTTAGCAAGCAAGTTAAAACTTAGCATACCTGATTATCAACGCCCTTATGTATGGGAGATAAAGCAAACAAGAATGCTTTTAAAAGATATTGAAAATAGTAAAAAAGGAGCCTTGCTAGGCTCTATTATTTTGCATAAAACCGAAAACGAAATTTATGAAGTAATAGACGGACAGCAAAGGCTAACTACCATAAAGCTTATTTTAATGGCGTTAGAAAATAAAATAATAAAATTAGACAATAAAAGTAAGATTTCGAGTTTATTTTGTAAAAAAGTTTCTTTGTTTTTTATGCAACTACATAAATATCAAACTTATCTAAAAGATGTAAGTTTTTTTCATAAAATTTCTCAAGATAATATTAAGAATAATTATGAGTATATTAAAAACTATTTGAGTAATGAAGATAAAGCTAAAGATTTTCTAAAAAAGCTAGAAAATACACAATTTATCATAGTAGCTACAATAAACGCCGATGATGCTTTTATCTTTTTTGATAATACCAACTCAAAAGGCAAAAAACTAGAAAGCTATGATTTAATAAAAGCCTTTCATTTACAAGCCATGCAAGAGCGTCATAAAGATTTGCAAAATGCTAATGCTAGATATTTTGAAAGTATAAATAAGAGTAAAGAGGTTAATATTTCAAACTTTATAGATAAGCTACTTTCATATGCTAGATATGCAATTAAACATGGTGAATTGGATAGAAATACTAAAATTGATGTGTTTGATGAATTTTGCAAAGAAGATTTAAGTGGTTTGTCGTTGTATGATACTGGTATTATAAGAGATTTTTCAAATGGAGTAGATTTTTTTGAGTATTTTAAAAAATATTATGAAATTGTCAAAACAATCCATTATTCACCTATTTATATACGTATTAAAGAAAATAATGATTATAGTAAATATTTAAGACAAGGTTTAAGGGCTACTATGATTATTTTTATGGATAAATATAGTAATGGAAATTTTGATTTATTTATTAGGTTATTAATGAGATTATTTCATAATTTTAGAATTACAAATCAAAAATTTAATAAAGTTAATTCACTTAATTTAGCACAAGATATAATTAAAAAGATTTATTTTTCCACTTTTGAAAGTCAAATAATAGATTATTTAAAAGACAAGGTTATTTTAAGTTCCCAAATAGAATTAACAAATATAGATTATACCAATATAGCCTATAAAATATTAAAAAATGATATGGAGTTTTTTAATAATGAATATGAAAAATATCAAATTCCTATAATTTCACAAGAAGTTTATAATGAAATTGAACTTAAATCTACAAAAGGATAA
- a CDS encoding AI-2E family transporter: protein MNTKVFITCLVLLVFCCLLYLFRPFLLTIAIAVLMAVATANLHHKIFVKTKKKYLAPIILTALMSLLFFAPLGYTSFSLASSIKEFDLTQVQTTITKLKAIDFNLPQDFSFVEPKIKEFLNEIDLNNLGKNILNYASNFTKSGAKFFTELVLIVIFYFFANYYGVELVGFFKRLLPLRKKEFENILSEVSNVMSVVFYSVIITAVFEGCLFAMFLVYFGYDGLLMGILYAISSLIPLIGGALLWVPVSLYEYSHGNTTNAIVIALYSIVVISIIADTFIKPLIIKWINEKLLKTPANINELLIFFAMIAGISTFGFWGVILGPAILALFLSVVKLYVLIMEAKN, encoded by the coding sequence GTGAATACAAAAGTCTTTATTACTTGCTTAGTTTTATTAGTGTTTTGCTGTTTATTATATTTATTTCGTCCGTTTTTATTAACAATAGCAATAGCTGTTTTAATGGCAGTTGCAACAGCAAATCTTCATCATAAAATATTTGTTAAAACTAAAAAAAAATATCTAGCACCTATAATTTTGACTGCTTTAATGTCTTTATTGTTTTTCGCTCCTTTAGGATATACTAGCTTTTCTCTTGCAAGTTCTATAAAAGAATTTGATTTAACACAAGTTCAAACAACTATTACAAAATTAAAGGCAATTGATTTTAATTTACCGCAAGATTTTAGTTTTGTAGAGCCTAAAATAAAAGAATTTTTAAATGAAATTGATTTAAACAATTTAGGTAAAAACATTCTAAATTATGCTTCAAATTTTACCAAATCAGGGGCTAAATTCTTTACAGAATTAGTTCTTATTGTGATTTTTTATTTTTTCGCAAATTATTATGGAGTAGAGCTAGTAGGATTTTTTAAAAGATTACTTCCACTTAGAAAAAAAGAATTTGAAAACATTTTAAGTGAAGTTTCAAACGTTATGAGTGTTGTGTTTTATTCTGTGATTATTACCGCAGTTTTTGAAGGTTGTTTGTTTGCAATGTTTTTGGTATATTTTGGATATGATGGGCTTTTAATGGGGATTTTATATGCGATTTCTTCGCTAATTCCATTAATAGGCGGGGCTTTACTTTGGGTTCCTGTAAGCCTTTATGAGTACTCGCATGGAAATACTACTAATGCAATAGTGATTGCGCTTTATTCTATTGTGGTAATTTCTATTATTGCAGATACATTTATAAAGCCTTTAATAATTAAATGGATAAATGAAAAACTATTAAAAACTCCGGCAAATATCAATGAGCTTTTGATATTTTTTGCGATGATTGCAGGTATTTCTACTTTTGGATTTTGGGGAGTTATACTTGGACCTGCTATTTTGGCGTTATTTTTATCAGTAGTTAAATTATATGTTTTGATTATGGAAGCTAAGAATTAA
- a CDS encoding bifunctional 5,10-methylenetetrahydrofolate dehydrogenase/5,10-methenyltetrahydrofolate cyclohydrolase, with protein sequence MILDGKKLSQELYIKLSSKIKELNTKPCLAVILVGDDYASSIYVRNKLKACNELGIISKDYKLSSDISEIELLDLIKSLNEDENIDAILVQLPLPNHIDKNNIINAIKPEKDVDGFTPYNLGLVLANQEPYFYACTPLGIKILLNHYKVDLKGKNICIINDSIIVGRPLAAMMINEGASVSICHKYTKDLKEYTLNADILISATGVLHLLNDDYLKDGAILVDVGITKKIDGKMIAGDYIKTSDKASMITPVPGGVGPMTIYALMLNTYEARLKKEKNERK encoded by the coding sequence TTGATATTAGATGGAAAAAAATTAAGCCAAGAATTATACATAAAATTATCATCAAAAATTAAAGAATTAAATACAAAACCTTGCTTAGCAGTAATCTTAGTAGGAGATGATTATGCAAGTAGTATTTATGTAAGAAATAAATTAAAAGCTTGTAATGAATTAGGAATTATCAGTAAAGATTATAAATTAAGTTCAGACATTAGCGAAATAGAGCTTTTAGATTTAATCAAGTCTTTAAATGAAGATGAAAATATTGATGCAATTTTAGTTCAATTACCATTACCAAATCATATTGATAAAAATAACATTATAAACGCAATTAAGCCAGAAAAAGACGTAGATGGCTTTACTCCTTATAATTTAGGTTTAGTATTAGCTAATCAAGAGCCTTATTTTTATGCTTGCACTCCTTTAGGGATTAAAATTTTATTAAATCATTATAAGGTTGATTTAAAAGGCAAAAATATATGCATAATAAATGATAGCATTATAGTTGGACGCCCACTTGCTGCTATGATGATTAACGAAGGTGCAAGTGTTAGTATATGTCATAAATACACAAAAGATTTAAAAGAATATACCTTAAATGCAGATATTTTAATAAGTGCTACTGGAGTTTTACACCTTTTAAATGATGATTATTTAAAAGATGGAGCGATTTTGGTTGATGTAGGAATTACTAAAAAAATTGATGGAAAAATGATAGCAGGAGATTATATTAAAACAAGCGATAAAGCAAGTATGATTACCCCTGTTCCTGGCGGTGTTGGGCCTATGACAATATATGCTTTAATGCTAAACACCTATGAAGCAAGATTAAAAAAGGAAAAAAATGAAAGAAAATAA
- the hemL gene encoding glutamate-1-semialdehyde 2,1-aminomutase, with product MTNKEAFKEAKELIAGGVNSPVRAFKSVDNDPIFIKNAKGAYVYDIEGKKYLDFVQSYGPCILGHADDDITKAICDAAANGTSYGAPTLAESELAKKVISLYPAIEMIRFVNSGTEATMSAIRLARAFSGRDGIMKFDGCYHGHADMLLVNAGSGLATFNTPSSSGVSKNAVKDTYTAKYNDINSVKEQIAAAKQNGNEIGVIIIEPIAGNMGFVPASKEFLIELRKLCDELKIVLIFDEVMSGFRAALGGALEVYGIKPDMVCFGKVIGGGLPVGAYAARKEIMQLLSPIGGVYQAGTLSGNPLAMAAGIASLSKLNKDIYKKCDEWAKAAINIMLDESKKAGVPFVAKNIGSMLGFFFNEKYPTNYDEAKTSDTAKFSRFHKVMLENGVNLAPSTYETAFICTSFEDTELELFKNAFVKAIRA from the coding sequence ATGACAAATAAAGAAGCTTTTAAAGAAGCAAAAGAACTAATAGCAGGTGGGGTAAATTCTCCCGTAAGAGCATTCAAAAGCGTTGATAATGATCCGATATTTATAAAAAATGCTAAAGGTGCTTATGTTTATGATATTGAAGGTAAAAAATACCTTGATTTCGTGCAAAGCTATGGACCTTGTATTTTAGGTCATGCAGATGATGATATAACCAAAGCAATATGTGATGCAGCAGCAAATGGCACAAGCTATGGAGCTCCTACTTTAGCTGAAAGCGAATTAGCAAAAAAAGTTATTTCACTATATCCTGCGATTGAAATGATTAGATTTGTAAATAGTGGAACAGAAGCAACCATGAGTGCAATCCGCCTTGCAAGAGCATTTAGTGGGCGTGATGGGATAATGAAATTTGATGGTTGTTATCATGGACATGCTGATATGCTTTTAGTAAATGCTGGAAGTGGCTTAGCTACTTTTAATACTCCAAGCTCAAGTGGTGTTAGCAAAAACGCCGTAAAAGACACCTATACAGCAAAATATAATGATATAAATAGCGTAAAAGAGCAAATCGCAGCAGCTAAACAAAACGGCAATGAAATAGGCGTTATTATAATCGAGCCTATTGCTGGAAATATGGGCTTTGTTCCTGCTAGCAAGGAGTTTTTAATAGAGCTTAGAAAACTTTGCGATGAGCTTAAAATCGTTTTAATTTTTGATGAAGTTATGAGTGGTTTTAGAGCTGCTTTAGGTGGAGCTTTAGAGGTTTATGGTATTAAGCCTGATATGGTTTGCTTTGGTAAAGTAATCGGAGGTGGTCTTCCTGTTGGTGCGTATGCAGCTAGAAAAGAAATTATGCAATTATTAAGCCCAATAGGTGGAGTGTATCAAGCAGGAACTTTAAGTGGAAACCCACTTGCGATGGCAGCTGGAATTGCAAGTTTAAGCAAATTAAATAAAGATATTTATAAAAAATGCGATGAATGGGCAAAAGCAGCAATTAACATAATGCTTGATGAGAGCAAAAAAGCAGGAGTTCCTTTTGTAGCAAAAAATATAGGCTCAATGTTAGGATTTTTCTTTAATGAAAAATATCCTACTAATTACGATGAAGCAAAGACTAGTGATACAGCTAAATTTTCAAGATTTCATAAAGTTATGCTTGAAAACGGCGTAAATCTAGCACCATCAACCTATGAAACAGCCTTTATTTGCACTTCATTTGAAGATACTGAATTAGAGCTTTTCAAAAACGCATTTGTAAAGGCAATTCGTGCATAA
- the ruvB gene encoding Holliday junction branch migration DNA helicase RuvB, translating to MERIVEIEQFKDDSKYEISLRPTNFDEYVGQAKTKENLKVFIKSAKLRNAPLDHTLFFGPAGLGKTTLANIIANEMGVNIKTTAAPMIEKSGDLAAILTNLEDGDILFIDEIHRLSPAIEEVLYPAMEDFRLDIIIGSGPAAQTVKIDLAKFCLIAATTKSGGISTPLRDRFGINCRLEFYTPDELALIIKKAALKLDISCDDEASKEIAKRCRSTPRIALRLLKRVRDFAIVNNETKISLQRAKQALESLGVNELGLDECDLNYLEFLCKAKKAVGLNTIAAALSEDERTIEDVIEPYLISNNYIEKSAKGRLATNKAYSLLKLSNYTPSLFN from the coding sequence ATGGAAAGAATAGTAGAAATTGAACAATTTAAAGATGATAGCAAATACGAAATTAGCTTAAGGCCTACTAATTTTGATGAATATGTAGGACAAGCAAAAACAAAAGAAAACTTAAAAGTATTTATAAAATCAGCAAAATTAAGAAATGCTCCCTTAGATCATACTTTATTTTTTGGACCTGCAGGACTTGGAAAAACTACTCTAGCAAATATAATTGCAAACGAAATGGGCGTAAATATTAAAACAACAGCGGCTCCTATGATAGAAAAAAGCGGAGATTTAGCTGCAATTCTTACAAATCTTGAAGATGGAGATATTTTATTTATAGATGAAATTCATCGCCTAAGTCCAGCTATTGAAGAAGTTTTATATCCTGCGATGGAAGACTTTCGCTTAGATATTATTATAGGAAGTGGTCCTGCTGCTCAAACGGTTAAAATTGATTTAGCTAAGTTTTGTTTAATCGCTGCAACAACAAAAAGTGGTGGAATATCAACTCCGCTTAGAGATAGATTTGGGATTAATTGTAGATTAGAGTTTTATACTCCTGATGAACTTGCTTTAATCATAAAAAAAGCAGCTTTAAAGCTTGATATAAGTTGCGATGATGAAGCTAGTAAAGAAATAGCTAAAAGATGTAGAAGCACTCCAAGGATTGCTCTTAGACTGCTTAAAAGAGTTAGAGATTTTGCCATTGTAAATAATGAAACAAAAATAAGCTTACAAAGAGCAAAACAAGCGCTTGAGAGCTTAGGTGTAAATGAATTAGGGCTTGATGAATGCGATTTAAATTATCTTGAGTTTTTATGTAAGGCTAAAAAAGCTGTTGGATTAAATACAATTGCAGCAGCTTTAAGCGAAGATGAAAGAACTATTGAAGATGTAATTGAGCCTTATTTGATTTCAAATAATTATATTGAAAAAAGTGCAAAAGGAAGACTAGCAACTAATAAAGCTTATTCGCTTTTAAAGCTAAGCAACTATACGCCTTCATTATTTAATTAA
- the lepB gene encoding signal peptidase I, translated as MKENKTKWQKLVDFWNSWTGTIIFVLVFIFFVAQAFTIPSGSMKNTLLIGDHLFVKKFAYGIPTPRIPFLEVPVLPDFKGDGHLLSYAKPKRGDIVVFLYPHNTKLHYVKRCVGLGDDEIIYSNKTLYVRMHEGDEYMRANYPENKQVILQGKLYIKEPFTKKGIHYDERIDFDRVIEAYIAKNQFAMEPIYVSELKGLHKAYYYKVPSNEYFMMGDNRDHSNDSRFWGSVDYKYIEGKPWFVYLSWDEDYNIRWERMFKSVDTLENDERYIHHEVSDINSLD; from the coding sequence ATGAAAGAAAATAAAACAAAATGGCAAAAATTAGTTGATTTTTGGAACTCATGGACTGGGACTATTATATTTGTCTTAGTTTTTATATTTTTTGTAGCACAAGCTTTTACAATTCCAAGTGGTTCTATGAAAAATACATTATTAATAGGCGATCATTTATTTGTAAAAAAATTCGCTTATGGAATACCAACTCCTAGAATACCATTTTTAGAAGTGCCTGTTTTACCTGATTTTAAAGGCGATGGACATTTATTAAGCTATGCAAAGCCAAAGCGTGGAGATATAGTAGTATTTTTATATCCACATAATACGAAATTACATTATGTTAAGCGTTGTGTTGGCTTAGGTGATGATGAGATAATTTATTCAAACAAAACTCTTTATGTAAGAATGCATGAAGGAGATGAATATATGAGAGCAAATTATCCTGAAAATAAGCAAGTGATTTTACAAGGTAAATTATATATAAAAGAGCCATTTACAAAAAAAGGAATTCATTATGATGAAAGAATTGATTTTGATAGAGTAATTGAAGCTTATATTGCAAAAAATCAATTCGCAATGGAGCCTATTTATGTTAGTGAATTAAAAGGACTTCATAAAGCATATTATTATAAAGTTCCTAGCAATGAATATTTTATGATGGGCGATAATCGTGACCATTCAAATGATAGTAGATTTTGGGGAAGTGTAGATTATAAATATATTGAAGGAAAGCCTTGGTTTGTATATTTAAGCTGGGATGAAGATTATAATATTCGCTGGGAAAGAATGTTTAAAAGTGTTGATACATTAGAAAATGATGAGCGTTATATTCATCATGAAGTAAGCGATATTAATTCACTTGATTAA
- a CDS encoding Hpt domain-containing protein → MNKNLGLLGQLELEFDFDIVDDFMTHFNIFCDSLEPVIIALEDEVKYSEKINELFRMFHNMKSASGFLKINQFVNICKIVEDVLDEARAMSGPASDELIDWLLLITDQFIVYKIDFNENNSYLSALNPKIIKIPERLNK, encoded by the coding sequence ATGAATAAAAATTTAGGACTTTTAGGACAATTAGAATTAGAATTTGATTTTGATATTGTTGATGATTTTATGACGCATTTTAATATATTTTGCGATTCTTTAGAGCCTGTTATAATAGCTTTAGAAGATGAGGTTAAATATTCTGAAAAAATTAACGAATTATTTAGAATGTTTCACAATATGAAAAGTGCTAGTGGGTTTTTAAAAATTAATCAATTCGTAAATATTTGCAAAATTGTTGAAGATGTTTTAGATGAAGCTAGAGCTATGAGTGGGCCTGCAAGCGATGAATTAATTGACTGGCTTTTATTAATAACCGATCAATTTATTGTCTATAAAATTGATTTTAATGAAAATAATTCTTATTTATCAGCACTAAATCCTAAAATAATCAAAATACCAGAAAGGCTAAATAAGTGA
- a CDS encoding helix-turn-helix domain-containing protein has product MQNHLENCWLKHALKQIFGKYKIEIMYNLLHSEVLRYNELKRAVGDVSFKSLTRALKELESDGLIIRIEYPVIPPKVEYRLSKKGQTLVPIMKMLCKWGNENK; this is encoded by the coding sequence ATGCAAAATCATTTAGAAAATTGTTGGCTAAAACACGCCCTAAAGCAAATTTTTGGCAAATATAAAATTGAGATCATGTATAATCTTTTGCATAGCGAAGTCTTAAGATACAACGAGCTTAAAAGAGCTGTTGGAGATGTTTCTTTTAAAAGTCTTACAAGAGCTTTAAAAGAGCTTGAAAGTGATGGTCTAATAATTCGCATAGAATATCCAGTAATACCACCAAAAGTAGAATACAGGCTAAGCAAAAAGGGACAAACTTTAGTTCCTATTATGAAAATGCTTTGCAAATGGGGAAATGAAAATAAATAA
- a CDS encoding AtpZ/AtpI family protein, producing MHKQENSRAKKVRTLVDAANYLSLGISVVVAILIGVGLGILLAKLYKPLFFVGLGFGIAAAILNVYKAYKLLVKSTKKKNNH from the coding sequence GTGCATAAGCAAGAAAATAGCAGAGCTAAAAAAGTTAGAACCTTAGTTGATGCAGCAAATTATTTAAGCTTAGGAATTAGCGTTGTAGTTGCTATTTTAATAGGTGTTGGGCTTGGAATCTTGCTTGCAAAACTTTATAAGCCCTTATTTTTTGTAGGGCTTGGGTTTGGAATTGCAGCTGCTATTTTAAATGTTTATAAAGCTTATAAATTATTAGTAAAATCAACGAAAAAGAAGAATAATCATTAG
- a CDS encoding NAD(P)H-dependent oxidoreductase, with product MKNVLLINGSMPYLFSKGELNASLQEVAFKTLSKNGFNVEQTTINQGYDEATEVEKFLKADIIIYQIPCFYMNAPWIFWEYLAKVYTAGKGKLWENDGRSRSDPSKKYGSGGLSQGKKYMISWTFNAPKVAFFEEGQFFSDVGVDGLSVSLHKANQSAGMSALKTFACYNVHKGEDTQKYLKEYENHILNEIVNS from the coding sequence ATGAAAAATGTTTTACTGATTAATGGTTCTATGCCTTATCTTTTCTCAAAAGGCGAGCTAAACGCTAGCTTGCAAGAAGTTGCTTTTAAGACTTTAAGCAAAAACGGCTTTAATGTAGAACAAACCACTATAAATCAAGGCTATGATGAAGCAACTGAGGTAGAAAAGTTTTTAAAAGCTGATATCATCATCTATCAAATTCCTTGCTTTTATATGAATGCACCTTGGATTTTTTGGGAATATCTAGCCAAAGTTTATACAGCTGGTAAAGGAAAACTTTGGGAAAATGATGGCAGAAGTAGAAGTGACCCTAGCAAAAAATACGGCTCAGGTGGGCTTAGCCAAGGTAAAAAATATATGATTTCTTGGACCTTTAACGCTCCAAAGGTTGCATTTTTTGAAGAAGGGCAATTTTTTAGTGATGTTGGAGTTGATGGGCTAAGCGTAAGTCTTCATAAAGCAAACCAATCAGCCGGAATGAGTGCGCTTAAAACCTTTGCTTGTTATAACGTTCATAAGGGTGAAGATACGCAAAAATATCTAAAAGAATACGAAAATCACATACTAAATGAAATAGTAAATTCTTAA
- a CDS encoding LysE family transporter: MFSWFSFLSYAVIMSITPGANNILSMINAKNFGFKKSLPFNFGVFVGFSVVMLICTIFCNLLSVYIPMLQFYMQIIGAIYLTYLAFKIIKSTLNDNVKPTNSFIQGALLQFINPKIYIYCIVSMQTFIMPFYQNDFFMLILFAFLLAFIGSIFTFLWAGFGSIFSVLFVKYAKITNIILALMLIYCALSLFF; encoded by the coding sequence ATGTTTAGTTGGTTTAGTTTTTTATCTTATGCTGTGATTATGTCTATTACACCAGGGGCAAACAATATCTTATCAATGATAAATGCGAAAAATTTCGGATTTAAAAAGAGTTTGCCTTTTAATTTCGGAGTTTTTGTAGGCTTTAGCGTTGTAATGTTAATTTGCACTATTTTTTGCAATTTATTATCAGTATATATTCCTATGCTTCAATTTTATATGCAAATAATCGGAGCTATTTATTTAACTTATTTAGCCTTTAAGATTATAAAAAGCACATTAAATGATAATGTAAAGCCTACAAATAGCTTTATTCAAGGTGCATTATTACAATTTATAAATCCAAAAATTTATATTTATTGCATAGTGTCAATGCAAACTTTCATAATGCCTTTTTATCAAAATGATTTCTTTATGTTAATACTTTTTGCATTTTTACTAGCTTTTATAGGAAGTATTTTTACATTTCTTTGGGCTGGCTTTGGCAGTATTTTTAGTGTTTTATTCGTAAAATATGCAAAAATTACAAATATTATTCTAGCTTTAATGCTTATTTATTGTGCTTTAAGCTTGTTTTTCTAA
- a CDS encoding DUF262 domain-containing protein → MDTKAEIKIINDIKGYGFIIPPYQRLYAWKDEQIKTLLDDFKNCIEHNKNQKEQKSHFIGNIVVSEDNGKYVLIDGQQRLTTIWLVLRYLLQGKFKKEDYFDIEMPIREEDVQAIDKYCKGKTLDECFNEKNNTNVGFKNAFKFFEVYFGKDNEEDKQQRINFIKKDVKFNLVILSDQVELNKYFVRMNNTGVQLDGTDILKARLLKLISDYEKEQKIQNEKSEVTKYARIFDECSQMNYFSDFSFIDNNTNTNTTKPTIENIIKNEKKLQNYSNNNNDRVKFESIIDFPTFILHVFKILSRQESNIFKKDIKISIKKDKFLENTWDKLNDGLNAEQAKTIIDALKEYRTIFDTFVIKRKADNEENEYKLWNKNNNWNEVSDANDLAIIQNYLRIARSGDNANYHHFLTHYLEFCKNEIMSNEIMSEEGITRKKCLDNLKDSNNADNLRKYLKSIDDFLALKQLGMANNLIDMANLIDIISDVSFGQFNFDDQTNKIKESIKNLNFENVEKNTDKPNFNFLNYGTNTPHYWFYRLEYYLLTDENFKKKHNDDIEKYRFRYVNSVEHVLAQNDLDGLSKDKENQKVLNDFGNLALITDGENSTFSNNVFVEKKRIFNKFKSKDKKIISLKLLDIYKNEEYQKNDKDNNLNSQTWQAIQIEKHREKMLDILKNSFKN, encoded by the coding sequence ATGGATACTAAAGCAGAGATTAAAATAATTAATGATATTAAAGGATATGGTTTCATAATACCACCCTATCAAAGGCTTTATGCTTGGAAAGATGAGCAAATAAAAACTCTTTTAGATGATTTTAAAAATTGTATTGAGCATAATAAAAACCAAAAAGAACAAAAATCTCATTTTATAGGTAATATCGTAGTATCAGAAGATAATGGCAAATATGTCCTTATAGATGGGCAGCAAAGGCTAACTACTATTTGGCTAGTTTTAAGGTATTTGTTACAAGGAAAATTTAAGAAAGAAGATTATTTTGATATAGAAATGCCTATTAGAGAAGAAGATGTTCAGGCGATAGATAAATACTGTAAGGGTAAAACTTTAGATGAATGTTTTAACGAAAAAAACAATACAAATGTAGGTTTTAAGAATGCTTTTAAATTTTTTGAAGTGTATTTTGGTAAAGATAATGAAGAAGATAAGCAACAACGTATTAATTTTATAAAAAAAGATGTTAAGTTTAATTTAGTTATTTTAAGTGACCAAGTAGAGCTAAATAAATACTTTGTAAGGATGAATAATACAGGAGTTCAGCTTGATGGCACAGATATTTTAAAGGCAAGATTGTTAAAGTTGATAAGCGATTATGAAAAAGAACAAAAAATTCAAAATGAAAAAAGCGAAGTTACAAAATACGCTAGGATATTTGATGAATGTTCGCAGATGAATTATTTTTCAGATTTTAGTTTTATAGATAATAATACGAACACCAATACAACCAAGCCAACTATTGAAAATATAATAAAAAATGAAAAAAAATTACAAAATTACTCAAATAATAATAATGATAGAGTTAAGTTTGAGAGTATTATTGATTTTCCTACCTTTATTTTGCATGTTTTTAAGATTTTATCAAGACAAGAATCAAATATTTTTAAAAAAGATATAAAAATATCAATAAAAAAAGACAAATTCCTTGAAAATACTTGGGATAAATTAAATGATGGGTTGAATGCAGAACAAGCAAAAACAATCATAGATGCTTTAAAAGAATATAGAACCATTTTTGATACCTTTGTGATAAAAAGAAAAGCAGATAATGAAGAAAATGAATATAAATTATGGAATAAAAACAATAATTGGAATGAAGTAAGTGATGCTAATGATTTAGCAATTATTCAAAACTATCTAAGAATAGCAAGGAGTGGAGATAATGCTAACTACCACCACTTTTTAACGCATTACTTAGAATTTTGTAAAAACGAAATTATGAGTAATGAAATTATGAGTGAAGAAGGAATAACTAGAAAAAAATGTTTGGATAATTTAAAAGATAGTAATAACGCAGATAATCTTAGAAAATACCTAAAAAGCATTGATGACTTTTTGGCATTAAAACAACTTGGCATGGCAAATAATTTAATTGATATGGCAAATTTGATTGATATTATTAGCGATGTTTCTTTTGGTCAATTTAATTTTGATGACCAAACAAATAAAATTAAAGAAAGTATTAAAAATTTAAATTTTGAAAATGTAGAAAAAAATACGGATAAGCCCAATTTTAATTTTTTAAACTACGGCACAAATACTCCGCATTATTGGTTTTATCGCTTAGAATATTACTTGTTGACCGATGAAAACTTTAAGAAAAAACATAATGATGATATTGAAAAATATCGTTTTAGATATGTTAATTCAGTAGAACATGTTTTAGCGCAAAATGATTTAGATGGTTTAAGTAAAGATAAAGAAAATCAAAAAGTGCTGAATGATTTTGGTAATTTAGCCCTAATAACAGATGGTGAAAACTCAACTTTTAGTAATAATGTATTTGTTGAAAAGAAAAGAATATTTAATAAATTTAAAAGCAAAGATAAAAAAATAATAAGCTTAAAATTATTGGATATATATAAAAATGAAGAATATCAAAAAAATGATAAAGATAACAATTTGAATAGCCAAACTTGGCAAGCTATACAAATTGAAAAGCATCGAGAAAAAATGCTAGATATTTTAAAAAACTCATTTAAAAACTAA